GCGGGATGAATCTCCAGCATGCGCGGTTCGGCAGCAAAGATCCCCGAGAAGAACGTATCTGCCTTTTCCGGCCGGCCGGTATAGCGAACGTTAACCGTGCCGACGAGCGACTCTGCGATCGAGTTGAGAAAGATTCGCTCGATCGCGCCATCGCCTTTAGTCTGAATCCAAACCGCGCTGTTGCCTAGGCTCGCGCCCATCGCAAGTTGCGAGCCGGCAATGCTAAACGACTCCATTGCGGACGGTCATTCCCCGTCTACAAAGACGTAAACTGCGCCGGCCTATACCTTCTGTAGGTTTCGGGCACCGGCGATGAGTTCGGTGTACCTCGCCAGACGCGCGCCCTGATGGCGCGCGGCCGCCAAGACTTCCTGGGAGACCGAACCGTCCTGCGATGCGGTGTTGCTCGTGCCGTATGGGTTGCCGCCCGCGGCGTAGACCGTCGCATCGGTGTACCCAACCGGTATGATGATCGCGCCCCAGTGATAGAATACGTTGTTGAGCGCGAGAATCGTGCTCTCTTGACCACCGTGCGGGTTCATGGCTCCGCTAAACGACGTCACCGCCTTGTCGCGCAAGGCGCCTTTTTGCCAGAGCGATCCCGTAGTGTCGATGAACTGCTTGAGCTGCGCCGCCGGGCCGCCGAAGCGGGTCGGCGTCCCGAACGCAAACCCGTCTGCCCACTCCAGATCTTCCAACGTCGCCTCCGGCACGTGCTGCGTCGCGGCACGGTGTTCGCGCCAGCCCTCCTGCGTTGCGATCACCTCGTCGGGCGCCAGCTCGCGGACCTTGCGCAGCCGCGTTTGCGCCCCCGCGGATTGCGCGCCGTCTTCGACGGATTTCGCCATCAGATACGTGTGACCGTAGGCGCTGTAGTAGATGATCGCAACGTTTGCCACGAGTAACCCTCCCTAAGCCGGTTGTAACAGCGGATTGAGTTTGGACCGATACCGCCAGGCTACGACAAACCAGAGCACGGTGGCTACAAGCGGCATCGGAATTAAGGCGGCGGGCCACATCGTGACGTGGAAAGCCAAGATATTGGCGATGACTGCGGCCAGCATGACTAGCGCCAGCGGCACGAAGCGATTGATGACCAGCATCACGCCGGAAATCAGTTGGACGCCGAAGATGAAGTAGGCGAAGTGCGTCTGGACCATCGCTCCGAAGAAGGTCCCGGCCTCTTGCGGGATCGACGGCGGGCTCGGAATGAACGGCACGAAGTCGTTGAGCCCGAACGCGATGAACATCAACCCCAACAGGGTGCGTGCAATGGTGTAAAGTGCGTTTTTCACGGCTAAATCTCCATAAGGCCGCCTGCTTGGTCTTGTTCTGATCTTCTCGACAACTGTTGCCTAATCGGCCTATGTCGGGTATAATACAGATGTCGGGAAACCTCGTCAACCGACAAAAGGGCGAAAGTGTCGCTTAACCGACGAGAACGGAAAACTGATGGCTACCAACGCAATCGCGCAAGAGCAGCGGACCGACCCGCGGGTGACGCGCACGCAGAAGCTCATTCGCGATGCGCTTAAATCGCTGCTCGCCGAGAAGAGCTTTGAATCGACCAGCGTGCAAGACATCGCCGAGCGTGCGACGGTCAACCGAGCGACGTTTTACGCGCATTTCGCGGACAAGTTCGCGCTGCTCGATGCGATCATCCGCGACGACGTCGCCGCCAAACTTTCCGAAGGCAATCCGCTCAACGAAGCGGATACGCGCGAATTATTGCACGCGGTCGGTACGAACGTCTTCGGTTTCGTCGGACAGCACCGTGCGTGCAAGATCGACCGCGATTTCGAGCCGCAGTTCGAGAGTGCCATCGAGGCGCAGCTCGCTGAGCTCCTCATGCCGGTCTTCGACCATTGCACCGCGCTGCTGATTGCGTCGGCCCTCGCCGGAGCCGCGATGAGCTGGCGCCATCAAGCGCCCAAGACGGATCCCGGTCCAATCGTTAGCAACATCGTCGGCATACTCGTCGAGGGGGTAGAGAAGCATAGGGCTCCGGCGTAGCTACTCCTCGAGATCGGGTTGGCCGGTCGCGTCGAGAACCGAAATCTCGACCGATTGC
The window above is part of the Candidatus Baltobacteraceae bacterium genome. Proteins encoded here:
- the wrbA gene encoding NAD(P)H:quinone oxidoreductase, producing MANVAIIYYSAYGHTYLMAKSVEDGAQSAGAQTRLRKVRELAPDEVIATQEGWREHRAATQHVPEATLEDLEWADGFAFGTPTRFGGPAAQLKQFIDTTGSLWQKGALRDKAVTSFSGAMNPHGGQESTILALNNVFYHWGAIIIPVGYTDATVYAAGGNPYGTSNTASQDGSVSQEVLAAARHQGARLARYTELIAGARNLQKV
- a CDS encoding TetR/AcrR family transcriptional regulator, which encodes MATNAIAQEQRTDPRVTRTQKLIRDALKSLLAEKSFESTSVQDIAERATVNRATFYAHFADKFALLDAIIRDDVAAKLSEGNPLNEADTRELLHAVGTNVFGFVGQHRACKIDRDFEPQFESAIEAQLAELLMPVFDHCTALLIASALAGAAMSWRHQAPKTDPGPIVSNIVGILVEGVEKHRAPA